In Lolium rigidum isolate FL_2022 chromosome 3, APGP_CSIRO_Lrig_0.1, whole genome shotgun sequence, the genomic window tgggatccaatgcgaataagctctttgatcatgggctgtcaaaggagaacagagaaagaaaatatcggtACAAGAAAAATATGGaggcacaaaaagaagtaaaGAGAGGAAGTACAGATACTATCAggaaagtcaaaaacttacatcatctaagagcgaatgagaagagctacccaattgaggggcaggctcgatgatcgtttcaacccttgtcctttttggtgaaggagcaagggggcttgaaggaggagtagtggtgacgacgttttgttgaggaggcgaggattcttctccttcaactagcgtctccgaaacaagtgaagtatgtgacgtgctcgtccgaggagccatgtcatgagttggtacttcttcctcgtcatcacttcaATTAAAagatcgacagcataaaaagcaagacaagacaaaaaacttcgactacaacaAATATTGGAGAAACCaagatgacttacgagctgacaagggatgcgagatatggatcataagttgccttctggtgcgaaggatcaacttcttcggctttagaagtgccggagtcttcgacgtcattcctcttccttttgccttttggagaaacaatgggaggaggagattgtgccgacgcagtgccttcggatgatcccgcagattttcgagaatccacgggttcattcacaaaagatggagcttcttgattgtcatcagtgatgacgaccctttcttcgacttctccaccttcgggaagaggaggaagcgagacaaggtttggatgattctgtgcaaaataaaacagggaAAGATGTCAGGAAAGAAGATAAAAAATACAGCAAAGCAATAACACGACAATAAACAAAGATTACCTCGGGGAGCGGATTGGCGGCACAAaatggcgtcacacggcaagaagaggGTACaacatcttttttgctgagagatgaaatttttcggacaagtctttctaaatccttgacctccaaatccaccgacagccgatctacatCATTGTCGCCGGCATATTGCCaaagaggatatttgcgagcctgaagcggctgcactctagtcctaaggaagtaggcagtgatttggacacctgaTAACTCTttaccgcgagtattttgcaactcatggatacgagccatcaaggtttctgtcgacgccctttcttcttcggtagcctccgcgtcccaggagcggcggcgcaagattttttcggcgccatcaaaaggagggatgttgtcctccgcacatccatggttctcctcctgaatgtacaaccacttcttgcgccatccttgaactgagtcaggaagtttgacgtcgaagtagtcgacagtaGGGCgcacagaaattacaacgccgcctatgttataggcgacattgggggagccattacggcgacagaagaaaatgcgcttccatagcgcccagttaggctggacgccaaggaaggcctcgcaaagagtgataaaaatggagatatgaagaatggagtttggcgtgaggtggtggagttgcagaccgtagataaagagcagtccacggagaaaaggatgaatgggggcggacaaaacacggatgaggtgatcaacaaaacttacccggtaccccattggaggggttgggtagctttcttcactgggaaagcaCAATGCCTTGGGCTTCTTGGTGATTcccagcctcttcagcatgttgatgtcctgagtggaaatcttcgatctttcccactccgccgtcccaagatccgcggcggccatggaggattccggcgtgctgtgccttgtcaatcgacgcggtggcatcagcaATGGCGCAGGATTTGCAGTTTGGAAGCGAGGAGCTTAAGAGGTTGTGGATTGAAGGAGaaaatttgcagatgagagaaggaggacggcgcgagcggaagtgctcaaggaggaagaagacgattttatataggggtgcggcgaaacgacgaaccgttggataaagaaaatgtgtgacagatggTAGCCACGTAGTAACAAGGGTAAAGAAGTAATTCAACATTGGGGAggttacggtgcgtgcgccggaaaaagcggaggacatgtgtcccccacttgcacgacgtgtcaagttaGTGGgtcaattgggcccgcaaggcagcagaaaggaaaaattcgactcaacagctgcgtcaaaaggcgacatgcaaaaatattggagagcctttgatcaaataccagtttttgttcaaatgctcgggggctactttggaaaaatgaaaagatcaaaaaagacaacatagaaatggcgtgagcctatgaccaaatacaagtatttgttcatagcctcgggggctactcccatcgggagcgctgttcgcgcacccgagaaattataaaacttcgggagagaatgaaaatatagcggcataaagtgtggagcctacaaccaagtacaagtccttggctgtagcctcgggggctactcccatcgggaacgctgttcgcgtgcccgatgaaattataaaaaaaaagagaagagaaaaaGACAGAATGAAGAGAAGAAATataagaaaagcaagagagtatatttcgagttataaataactctgcatatactcccatcgggagagcaacataagtcatctttgactcgataaaatgtgtcattccatcagccgaataagcactcgacaatatattctcagaacgccgaagttgcgatcaatttctgaatgtcgcaaaactttgcgaaggtaagaccccagatctattctgtgaggcgtggcgccgtctctgacgtcggtttgctacttttatccgtatcaacagatacgaagaaaaatcctaacggacgcgttaggtacccgataaatatgactgggactcgacagaatggtaagaccttaagcggcatctgtcgaagtttacaccagtatcccaaaatcatgtccagggacgtgattttgaaggaggtttttgcggattgccactagagcagttaactagtacctgatcggtcagatgaactagccccaactaccactatccatgtacaatatagaaatttacatgaagaaatatagaaaagtttaagaaGTTGAGAAGAAATAAACAGtgaagattttccctgactctgcgattcaagcaaaatctcgggggctagtgacataggcatcccaaatgggcctgccgaagatagtacccggggtttactgaaggcccactaccggaagaataagaagactcggaagcccaagatattgttaaggaaagctagagttgtaataggaagcattatttgtaatctcgcggggggagttagaaaccttcccggactctgtaacttgtacagtaCGAAtctctcggctccgcctcctatataagggggagtcgagggacaaagaaagcatcgaatcattgttcacaaaccctagtttacatattcgtcgagtacttttcggctgaaaccttcgagatctacttgccctctacatccaactaaaccctagtctacaatccataggcattgacaagttaatcccttgtcacttgccatctcaaaaaagaaagaagaaaagaaaaaaaaagagatcaTCACCATCTTAAATAAGAAACAGCCTTGTCTGCAAGTTTTGCTCGTTCTGCTTGAACGGTTGAAGATAGCAAGTGTAGGTGGAAATGAGGTCAACTAAAATTAAAGGTTCTCACAAAATcctgcaaaaagaaaaaaatagacgaAAAAATAGACAAAACATGTAGTAGGAAATATACGCCTGTGTGTACAAAACTACATATGTGTTGGCGCATTTTGCATCCAAGTGGTACATACTTTTAAATGTATAATCAAGTTCTGTGCACATAGTATCATTTACCATCGTCAGGTATCACCTACATGCCGCGTGAAGAGAAATCTCACTCTGTTCCAAAGAAAGAATGACCCGATCGTAGTAGTCTGCGCTATACATTGCGTGAATTGGTACACTGGATGAAATGCCAGCCAGAAGaaagaatggaatggaatggaccGCCACACTACGTAGCTGCTCAGGCACGCCCATCGATTTCAGTTCTGTTCTTCTGAACATTCCGTTCTTCTACTACTATGCACTGCTTCGGCCGGAAGTTCTCCTCCGACAGCAACGACGTCATGAGGCTCCGCAGCCGCTCAGCGCCGGGGCCAGGCCGCAAGAATGCGGCATTCCCGACAGCCTTGCAcggatcctcgccgccgccgccgtcggtcaGGTTGTAGCTCCCTGCAGGCCGCACCTCcctggcgcatcagccgccgggcgCGAGCGAGCCGGGGCCGCGCGACAGGAGCACGGCGTCGATCCTGTCGAGGACGGGGTCGTTCCGATGGAACTTGCGCGGGAAGGGAGCGGCGCTGCCGAGCATGCCGTCCCAGTCGGCGTGGGTCAGCAGGTGCGGGTGCTGCATCGGCGGGTTGTCCCAGGCGATGTGAGATAAGAGCATCTTAGCAGAGTCCGTAAAAACGCGAACCGAAAAACACTTCAGTTCAACAAACTCGTGTTTACAGGCCAGAAAATAGCAGGCCCGCTGGTTCCGAACCCGTAAAGGCAGGATTTTTCatagaattcatatgcaacacatacaacaatctatcataattaatcaaataatcatccaaattattacaacacataaataattgtcggaaccaaattattacaacagtttTTGGAAAATTGAACAAACGTAAAATGTCTCGACCAAATTACAACAACTTCGGGAAAATTGGAGAAATTCACAAATGTCTTAACAATGATACATGTGACAAACAAATGAATGGAATGGTAGGATCAAAGGTGACGGCCATGTCGCTGCCAGTGGGCATCTTCAGATCATAGACGAGCTGGGCATGGGTATTGGCATTCTCAATCTGCCGATGTGTTTCAAGGAAAGCTTCAATGCGATCCGGATTGCGTTGGGgttccactcgggtgccaacattgtcatagaagcagggcaagctcaactctctttcatcctcgatgatcatgttgtgaagaatcacacaacatgtcatgatattAACCAGGGTTTTCTTGTTCCAAAATCGGGCTGGGCCACGAATaattgcaaaccttgcttgcaaaacaccaaaagctctctcaatatccttgcgagctgcttcttgagccttggcaaattcagcttctattctatcttgggaatccttgacagacttaacaaaagttgcccaatccggatagatgccatcggctaggtaatatgtcattgtgtactcattgttcatgaccttgtagttgcaagtgggtgcttCCCCATTTGCTAATTTGGCAAACAAAGGAGACATTTgcagcacgttgatgtcattgagtgtccctggcaaaccaaaaaaacagtgccaaatccacaaatcttgtgatgcaacggcctcaagtacaatggttgcatctttgctcttgccacagtactggccatgccatgcctttggacaattcttccatgtccaatgcatacaatcaagactaccaagcatgccaggccaacctcttttctcatttatctccatcaacCGTTTGGTGTCATCCTGATTGGGAGCTCGCAGATACGTTGGCccaaacaacttgataatcatgcgagCAAACCTGCGGACTGACTCCGTGGTAGTATCCTcgccaattcgaagatactcgtGGGTGTAATCCGCAGGGATGCCATACGCAATGACCCTCACGGCAGCAGAGATCTTTTGGAAAGCGCTGAAACCCATCACGGCATTTctacgttgcttgaagtaattcgaaTTGGCTTCACAGGCCTTCACGATCCAGACGAACAAGCTACGCTGCATGCGATACCTCCTATAGAACAGATGGGGaggataggtaggtacctcgacgaagtagtcctccatcagctgctcgtggccgaggagGCGATTCCGCTGGATGTGGTTCCGGCCGAACACGGAGCCGCGCCTCTAATTCAGCAGCTTCACGCGGTCCTCCAGGTCCTTGACGGACAGGAGGAGCATGGTGGCCTCCATCTCGTCGTCCtggagcagctcgtcgaggtcggaatCGTCGGAGCTCGACGAATCCGATGGATCGAACTCGTCGCacgagctcatcctcgattcggatggagcggcagcggcggcggtgggggcggcaGCCGGAGTTGGGCGAGGAACAGCGGGCGGGGTGCAGGGCGACCGGCGCTACCTCCGGGATGCGGGGCTcgggcggggcagcggcggcggagtgtggtggcggcgcggggaaggagcgagcgagcggttgcgttagctgaaatttcagcgcgtcctagatagggatcgagcgttcggttcgctcgatcgacccctacaaatacaggcgaAAAAAGTTTTTCGGTTTTAACCCTTTTACGGTCAGTGATCGGCAACCCAAATTTCAGCCCGAACCTCGTTATTTTTCGATTTTGGCCCATTTACGGGCtaggttagagatgctctaaacagCGTCCGGGGCAGGTTGTCCCAACCCCGGATCAGGAGCTGCAGGAACGGCCAGGAGAGCACCATCCACGCTGAAGCTGAAACGAAAGCAGAGTACCGTTGATCTCAGAGAAATATTTGTCTTTCGACCGTTTCAAGTGAACTTCTGTTAGACCATCTCCAACGTCAGCCAAACTCTAAAGCTACAGCGATGCCGAAAATACTTTTCTACGACGCGCCAGGCCTTTAGCAGACGTCATATTTTGAGGCACACGTTCGGACACGCTGCAAACCGAGGTCTCGCGCACAGCCAACGACCACGCTGGCAGATGGAAATGGTTTAGGAACCAATCATTAGAGGTTTATGCTTATGGCTGCACCTATTTTAGACTGTGTTCAATGAGAATAAAAATCAACAAGATATTTACCATATTATTTTGAAAATCTTTATGCAATGAAATCTATGTTGTTCTCAGGAACGCCTGTCTTGCATAAGTACACACCTAGCCTTGTCGTCTTGCTGCATAGAAGATTGAGCTTTCTCTTAAAATagcatttactttgttttatatttactttgttgcacttttatttttacttttaaacCTTTTTAAAATAATCATACTTGTTTATTTAGTTTGTGTAGTGCGTAGATAATTAGGATGGTGACTTCTAATTTTAAAACAATAAACTACTTAATTGGTTAGCTCCTCGTGGGATCAGTCCCCACATTTGTGGATATCACCCCTCTCCCCGAGCATCCTAACCCTCTCCATGTCTTGCTTTGATGGGGATCTGCATGCCCCGTTATTGCCAACCAGTAGGGAAATTATACGCATATTGTGTTTTCGAATTCTGAAAaagttatgcataatacttcAACAATATTGAATGTGTTTTATTACATGTGCAACTAAAACCAATGCCATTGAGACACTACGATACATAAAGTAATGCTATTCTGGCAACATATTACACCATGCATGTGTTACCACTTCATTATTAATGGAACACAAAAAAACATATTTGACCATACACGAACCAATATACACAACTTCTCTCACAGATTCAAGGACAAATCCTAGAATGCACATGTAGAACTTTCATGAACCTACGATAGGAAATTATCTACTCCATAATTTCTAAAGTACTTGCACATATGCTACAAATCAATACATTTAAAAACCTCCAAGGAGATATTTGTTGAAAGGTACATTTTAGAGCCCTTTTCGAACATATCTAAAGGACATTTAAATATACTATAACATATATAAATCGGTGTTCCCCAAATTAATCTGTTTAGACATGCGACTAATAGTTTTGTAAATCTATGGAATTCCATTTAATAAATTGTTAAGAGGCAATGTTAAAAACCGAGACAACTCACACAAATTCTGATATTTTTTAACTTTAGGGCAAGTATTTTGAAGCATAATTATTATAACGCTATAACATACGATTTTATCATAATATCTcgcaagattgatgtgattaattTTGGTAAGTGTAAGTAATTATGAGAGCGGCGATTTTTTTGTTGAGAACACCGAAACATAGAAAATAACAAGCGTTCGTGTCAAAATCCACCAATAAACAACATATGTGCAAAATAATAGCCACATTTTACCGAAGTGAGCTTCTTATGTGATACTACACTAATCACAGATAACATGAACATGAGGGTTATTGTTAAAATGGTGAAGACATTGGAATTAGCAATTGAAAAATCAAACATAGAACAAAACAAAAGATAACCAATGTAAAATCCAGGAAAATCTCACGGATATAATTAATACCTCTTTTCATGAGCAGGTTAATAACAATGTTTACTCATTAAACAAAGTTGACTAGTTCATGTCATAGCTGCACATTATCATATATAAAACAAAACTTGAACTAAATTGCCCCATTAAGTATAGACATGGTGATTAATTAACATCATGCATCCGCGGGATCAAAAGCGAAAAATAAGCAAGCACGTGAACATGCTTTCCTTACCAACACTAGACCATCTCGCTTTGCAGTTTGTTGGACTAAGATGCGTTGCAGGTGTAATTAGCTTTTTAAAAGTTGTAAAATTATGAAGTGATGGACTCGAAATGTTGCCGAATACAAGAGTAACTTATACTTTGAATTATGATGATGTGCCTATAATGGAGTTCAAAAGAAGAAGCAGGCATTCAGAAGCCGCAAATTGGAGCAGAACAGTCGAAAGCTCTAGCTCTCCTGCAAGGAAAGGCGGAGCTGGCCCCAGGCAACATGGGCCATGGCCTGGTGCATGGAAAATCAACTGGGCTTATATGCTGGAAGTTGGCCTGGGCCCAACCCAGGGCAGTTAGGTCTGGCCTTTTACGTGATTTGCCCATGACCGAGCCTCGCAGACGAAATCACAGAACAAGCGCAGCCCGCCCTTCCTCCGCCCCCGACCGCACATACGCCGTCGTCCGACATcgtccgcccgccgcccgccgccctccGGCGCCTCGAGTCGACGCCTAACTGCGTGGCAGCACGAGACTAGGTCTTCCCCTTCCCCCTTTTGTTTCCCTGCCCAAATCTTGATTTCCTCTTGCAATTATATTGTTTAAATTTCCCCTTAGGTGCTCTGCCATCTGCCTGAGATGTTTTAGTAAATATTGCTTCCATTTATGTTTTACAGGggaaaaaataaacaaaagaaaTTGAATCGATAACTTTTTTCAAGTGCAAACCAGAACTGGGCCCTACAACTCGAGCAAGTGATAATATTCCGCATCAATGTGTTACAGCTGAACTTAGGCTCGGTGATATTGAATTAGATCCTGGTTTGAGAATGTTAATTGAGCATTTGGATCTAGATATTAGAGATATTGATAGAAGGGAGTACATTAGTAGGGGTCTATGCTAACCAACTAATCATACATATGaatggaaatgagtaggaaatggCTACAAAAGCTTTCATGATTATTGGTACAATGATCATCGTGGCTGGTTGGAGTATAGCATTGCTAAAAAATGCTGCCTTTTGCTTCAATTGTTTTTTTTAATAACCAATAGTTCAAAACTATGGTATTGAAGCATTCACCAAGAATGGTTTGTTATATAGAGCGAGATGTATCATAGAATGGTCTGTCATATTAAGCGAGATGTATTTCTTAGTATTGAAGAGTCAAAGATTATAGAGCTATTTCAAGGTTATCGCTCGGGCAAAGGCATTTTACCTCATCCTAGAAGTAAGTTGTCATATTTTGCATCCATTATGAACTATTTCCCTTGTTGTTTACGTACTGATTGGCATTTTAAATTTCATACTTGAAGGTTTAGCTTCTTCTACTATTGAAGATGTAGTCATGGGAGGTTCGGGACAACCAGCTTTTTGATTTGGTACCATCTTTTGTTTCATGTATGCTATATACTGTCTTTTATTATATCTTACATTCAGTGTTGAAACGCCATCAGATAGAGTGTGTTTAAATTCATTTTAGTTATGGAACAGAGCTTGTATTCTCTTATGCCCTAAAACTGGAGTTTTCTTGAAATTTTTTGGGCCCTTGGTATTTGGCCTGGGGCGTTAACAATTCCTGGCTACGCCGTTGCCTGcaagtgagcaagatccgatcgcTAGACGAACTGGAGAGAGCTCATTTCCATtccaaaatacaaaaagaaaagagagTTCGCCACCACCTCAAAATAGAAACAGCCTTGCACGAAAGTCCCACCCGTTCTGCTTGCAAGGTGAAGATGGCAAGTGTTGGTGGAAACGAGCTCAACTGAAGAAATTCTCACGAAAATACACCAAAGTGAAAATAGAGGAAGGGGCGCATGTAAAAATAGACGCGTCCGTGTGTACAAAACTACATGTGTGTTGGCGCATTTTGCATGCAAGTAGTACGTACATTCTTTTACACATGTAATCAAGTTCCCGACACGGCGGCACCTAGTGTCATCTACCATCCTCAGGTATCACCTAGATGACGCGTGAAGAGAAATCTCACTGTGTTCAAAAGATGGACCCGATCGTAGTCTGCGCTATACATCGCGTGAATTGCTAAGCTGAATGAAATGCCAGCCAGAAGAAAGAATGGATCGCCACACTATGTAGCTGCTCACGCACGCCCATCGATTTCAGTTCTGTTCTTCTGAACATTACGTTCTTCTACTACTATGCACTGCTTCGGCCGGAAGTTCTCCTCCGAGAGCAACGACGTCATGAGGCTCCGCAGCCGCTCGGCGCCGGGGCCAGGCAGCAAGAACGCGGCATTCCCGACAGCCTTGCACGGATCCTCGCCGTCGGTCCGGTTGTAGCTCCCTGCAGGCCGCACCTCCCCGGCGCACCAGCCGCCGGGCGCGAGCGAGCCGGGGCCGCGCGACAGGAGCTCGGCGTCGATCCTGTCGAGGACGGGGTCGTTCCGGCGGAACTTGCGCGCGAAGGGGGCGGCGCTGCCGAGCATGCCATCCCAGTCGGCGTGGGTGAGCAGGTGCGGGTGCTGCATCGGCGGGTTGTCCCAGGCGATGTAGTGCAGGTCATGGTTGACGGTGGTGTTCCGGAACTCGTCGGCGTTGCAGGCCACCGTGTGGAAGTAGCCCTCCGGAGAGGAGATGAAGTTGGCGTAGTACATGAGCACCGTCCGGGGAAGGTTGTCCCACCCCCAGATCAGGTACTCCACGAACGGCCTCGATAGCACCATCCACGCTGAACCTGAAACCAAAGCAGAGTACCGTTAATTATCAGAGATATTTGTCTCTTGACCGTTGAAGTATTATGATACATCCAAATGACAAATcttacacacacacacatccaAATGACAAATACCCAAAGAAAAACGCTGTATATATCGTCCGGGTCATCACACCACGCACCGCACGTGCTAGGCCCACATCCAACGTCTTTTGCCATATACTCCCTCTGGTCTTCTTTAATCGGCGCGGCGTTCGTACGTGTAGTTGTTTTCCTTATTTGCTCACCTCGCGTCAATTTAATTCAAATGGAGTTAGTACTTTCACACATTGTTCTTTTCCGCTCTGTTTGTTCCAAATTCCCACATGTTAGTCTCACGCTGCTCTATCTACAAAAAGTTTCGCTCACTACGGACCTCACCGCCCTCCACTCCGGTGGCAGCGGCCACCTCCTCCCATTTCCTTTCCCTTCCTTTCCTCCGTTTATTGCCTCTATGGTAGCACAAATCCAATGAGCTAAGCGGCGGGGCGGTGATGCTAGCTCTGGTGGGTAGCGTTGTCTCACCCCCCTCCTCTCCCGCCAGTGAACACGCCCTAGTGGTACAAGTCGGTCGGCTTGCGGTGCTACCATCGGTGTCCGTAGTTTTCTGCAAGAACAATGCGGTGTTGCTGCCATGCTACCGTCAGTATCGGCTCGTGCTCCCATCTATGCATGTTGTTGTTGCCGTTGACACCCACAGATTATACATCCGATCTGCGGATGGTGCTTCCAGCAAAGGCCTTTCGCCGGGCGACGAGGCCTCCGCTGCAACATGCTCCTCGCACGCGGCCTCGTGGgaattgcacatttgccacacttTTTTTGCACTTTGCATATTTGGGACGCACGTAAAGTGTAGCAAATGTGCAAATATTGCGGGTGATTGAATAAAAGGTGGGGGATTTTTCTATTTGCGGGAGGGTGACACGTGTCACGCGATGGAGACGGGGATCGATACTTTTGATATTCTAGAATGCTCAGTATAGCACATGTCTAAATGACAAATCTTACACATACAAATGAATGAAATGACAAATAAGTTGTAgtgtaagatttatttgaaacATTATCTTATTGTAGGTGGTTGGCCATCTTGATTATCCTGCTGTAGACTGTTGTATACTAGTACAAAATAGTACTTCTCCGTATAATGTAAGATGTGCAGCGCACCATCATCTGCCTGGTCACGGACGTAGCTATTGTGCAGGGCCACGAATGCAACAATATTGTAATGATGAAACGATTCTTCCCTGGATAAAGTAATGGTAACCCAAATGAAGCTGGCTATTTGACCCTAAATGATTAGTAGCTGTAAGCGCAAGCTGAGGGAACAAAGCCAGATCGAATAGGTGCCACGCCGGTGGACACACGGCGGCGGCATACACTATACAACAATAATATATACTGTATAACCAATCAAATGATATGATGGGACAAACGTGGCCTCGACACTCACAAGTAGCAGATCAGTTCGGGTTAGCAAGGATATTTTTCTATCAGCCCCGTGACCGGGGATCGACCCTCCCGTGATTCGCATAGTAATTGGAGTTCTGAAAATTATAACTTTATCCTAAAAAGTACAACTTTGGTTCGTAGCTTAACAGTGTCAAGTGCACAAATCATGGCGTTTTTCAGGGGTAGATGTTTGACCGGTATCTAGCAGCGCCGTTAGAATTGCATTTCGCCAAATTGTGTATACATGCTGAAGTAAAAATTAGGGAGCAGCAAAGCATGCGTACCGCCGAAGAGCTTGAAGGCGGTGGGCAACTCCCTCTTTTGAGGTATCCAGAACAAATCGCCCTTCTTCTTCATGTAGAGCGCCGGGTCGATGATCACCGGCATCGCCCTCGCGAACCTGCCAAAAATCACGATCGATGGTACCACGATCAGTCACTGTGCACAGGAGAAAACGATGTCATCCAACACCAAACGAAACGATCGAGATGAAGGCGTACGCTTTCCAGCCGATGTCGCTGGTGTGATCAAGGAAGTTGAGGTCGCGCGGCAGCTCCGAGAACACGTCCATCATGTCTGCAGCCAGCCAGCCATTGATCGACAAGATCACCCTACTGATTCACCAAGAACTGAAACAATGGGAAGCCAATCGATCAAGAGAAGAAAGCCCGTACCGTCCTGCGTGACGAGCGGGTAGTCGGAGGCGGAGAGGTTGATGAACCAGTCCCAGTCGGCGCCGCGCCCGCGCCCTTCGCCCCAGAGGAAGGCCGCGGCGGCGTGGAGCGTGGTGGTGACCATGGTGGGGCCGCGGTAGGTGACGAGGTTGGCCTTCTCCACCACGCGCACGTTGCGGGCGGCGGCGAGCACGGGGTGCGCGGCCACGAACGCCGCCAGCTCGGCGCGGTCCGAGTCGGGCGCCTCCGCGTCCAGGTGCAGGATGTAGTGGTTCCGGGGGTGGTACAGCGCGAGAAGGCAGCGGCGGAGCATGCCGGCGTCGCCG contains:
- the LOC124697104 gene encoding beta-glucuronosyltransferase GlcAT14B-like yields the protein MDHAAAHSPRAIDLRWLLSVVAGGLFALFIIAASPVPFPSASLFLSQQQTSPAHTASSPRAKDLSPLFVDSVLSAQARPSAPAAASPPRFAYLISGSAGDAGMLRRCLLALYHPRNHYILHLDAEAPDSDRAELAAFVAAHPVLAAARNVRVVEKANLVTYRGPTMVTTTLHAAAAFLWGEGRGRGADWDWFINLSASDYPLVTQDDMMDVFSELPRDLNFLDHTSDIGWKAFARAMPVIIDPALYMKKKGDLFWIPQKRELPTAFKLFGGSAWMVLSRPFVEYLIWGWDNLPRTVLMYYANFISSPEGYFHTVACNADEFRNTTVNHDLHYIAWDNPPMQHPHLLTHADWDGMLGSAAPFARKFRRNDPVLDRIDAELLSRGPGSLAPGGWCAGEVRPAGSYNRTDGEDPCKAVGNAAFLLPGPGAERLRSLMTSLLSEENFRPKQCIVVEERNVQKNRTEIDGRA